From Pseudomonadota bacterium:
GTCCAGCATGGCGCCATAGCCGCTTTCGTCCTCGAAAAAAGTCCTCGAAATAGCGCTGCTATTGCTGCGGTTTTTTCTGCGGGCGCGCTGGCTCTGGCCTCCATGCTGAACAGGAAGCGGGGTGTTCCTGTCCAGCATGGCGCCATAGCCGCTTTCGTCCTTGCGGCTAGTGGACGATGGGCAGGTGCAGGCTGCCGCGGGGGCCTGGGGGCCGGGCGGGTTTGCTGCCGTCTTCGGCGATCAGGTCGGCCACCAGATCGTAGTCGCCCGATGCCGTGACCCGCGCCTCGCGGAGCTCGCCCGAACGCGCGGTTCCGTTGACCAAGACCAGCATGCCGTCGACCTCCGGGGCCTGGCCCGGGTGGCGCCCCTCGAGGACCCATTCGCTTTCGGGGCTGACGCCATCGACCAGAACCTGCAGGGTCCTGCCTACCAGGGCGCGTAGCTTTCTGCGGCTGATGCTCCGCTGCAGCGAAAGCAACCTGCGCTGACGCTCCTGCGCCAGCTCGGGGGCAACCGCCTCGGCCTGAGAGGCGCTCGGCGTTCCTTCCTCGGCCGAGTACAAGAACACGCCCAGGTGGTCGAGCTCGGCCCACCGGACGAAACCCTCGAGCTGCGCGAAGTCGGCCTCGGATTCACCCGGATGACCCACGATGAATGCGCTGCGCAGGGTCGCACCGGGCACCTCGCGCCGCACACGCTCGATGAGTCGGCGCAGCCGGGTCCCGCCGTGGCCCCGCCGCATTCGGCGCAGCATGCGATCCGAGGCATGCTGCAGCGGCATGTCGAGGTAGGGCACCACCTTGGGATGGTGGCCGAGCAGCTCGAGCAGGCCCCTGTCCAGTCGTTCGGGGTACAGGTAGAACAGCCGCAACCAGTGTAGGCCCGGCAGCTCCGCCAGCGCGGCCACCAGGCGCGTGAGGTTGTCGCCGCTCGCCAGGTCGCGCCCGTACCTGACGGTGTCTTGGCTCACCAGGTTCAGCTCCACCACGCCTCGCGACAGCAACCGTTCGCACTCGCGCATCAGGTCCCGGATGGGGCGCGAGCGCTGGCGGCCGCGGAAACTGGGAATCGCGCAGAAGCTGCAGCGGCGCGAGCAGCCTTCCGCGATCTTGACGTAGGCGCTATGGGCGGGCCCGGACAGCGTGCGAGGGTCGTTCGCGCGCGGCAAGTAATCGGCCGGGTTTCCCACCAGCACGCGCCCCGCCGCCTTCGCGTCCGAGCTGGCCAGGATCTCCGGCAGCCTGAGCAGGTCCGCCGTTCCGAGGAAGTGGTCGACCTCAGGCAGCTGCTCGGCCAGCTCACGCGGGTAGCGTTGCGCCAAGCAGCCGGCCACCACGAGCTTGCGGCAGGCGCCCTCTTGCTTGTGCCGGCTGAGCTCGAGGATCGTGTCGATGGACTCCTGCTTGGCGGCCTCGATGAAGCCGCACGTGTTGACCACGATGACCTCGGCCCGCTCGGCTGCGGCGATGCGGCGGAAGCCGGCATGCTCGCTTGCCCCGAGCATGACCTCGGTATCCACGCGGTTCTTCGGGCAGCCCAGGCTCACGAAGTGCACGGCGCGTTGCATGCCGGGGCGTTGCATGCCGCCCAAGGTGTCTGCCGGCCCGGCCCGCGTCAACCGCTAGCCAAAAAACTCCAGTTTCCGGCTAGAGAATGTCTTCAGGACGATTTGCGGGGCCGTGATCCCGTGGGATTCTTGAAGGCCTAGGGCAAGTCAATGACCGAGGCAGGCAGCTCGGGGGGAGCGACCGCAGGATCGGACCTGCGCCTGGACGTGGTGATTCCGGCGCTGAACGAGG
This genomic window contains:
- the rimO gene encoding 30S ribosomal protein S12 methylthiotransferase RimO — its product is MQRPGMQRAVHFVSLGCPKNRVDTEVMLGASEHAGFRRIAAAERAEVIVVNTCGFIEAAKQESIDTILELSRHKQEGACRKLVVAGCLAQRYPRELAEQLPEVDHFLGTADLLRLPEILASSDAKAAGRVLVGNPADYLPRANDPRTLSGPAHSAYVKIAEGCSRRCSFCAIPSFRGRQRSRPIRDLMRECERLLSRGVVELNLVSQDTVRYGRDLASGDNLTRLVAALAELPGLHWLRLFYLYPERLDRGLLELLGHHPKVVPYLDMPLQHASDRMLRRMRRGHGGTRLRRLIERVRREVPGATLRSAFIVGHPGESEADFAQLEGFVRWAELDHLGVFLYSAEEGTPSASQAEAVAPELAQERQRRLLSLQRSISRRKLRALVGRTLQVLVDGVSPESEWVLEGRHPGQAPEVDGMLVLVNGTARSGELREARVTASGDYDLVADLIAEDGSKPARPPGPRGSLHLPIVH